ggggggttagttttggacaaaatacagcaattcgcgtgaattaaaaaaatttccacacaaacgggaaacttttgatttttttgatttttcaattttgaaaaatgctggtcaaaaaaccacttttgaggtctcactctcaaaatcggctcaaatgtgaataaactcgttaaacaggtcgtgtgtaatatacaactcgatttttagcagcccaacttcatattcacgccttctggagcaaattcagaattctggagaaattggaaaatcgcgctggaggctccagaatgactggaaatggtgaaatttggatttggataattaatatcagttttgggacttattttgaccattatTTACTGATCATTTaagtactattttttaaaaagcataaatcgccaaaaacagtcaactttgaattttcaaaaattcgccaaaaatcgaaaaatggactcgggcagctgaaaatttggttttgggggttttagacaatgctctttccaaaaatcgcggtcccgttcaaatcggagtgtgacacctgaagaggttcccttgtcaggttgaaataattatacctacagaCAAGTAGATCATTATCACATCACTTTGACCTAATTTTCACCACCTTAAGCAAATCCTCTTCCTTTACAAAAGATCCCTGCGGAGAATATtctttctgggggggggggtctcattctcaacttccgaatcacaattttctgaaaaactgcGATTTCTTTGGCAAACGCATTTCAATAGCTCTATGATTACTGATACTGACATTTCATTAGCCAATACAAATATATAGGCATAATCTTCAACGCGTTGAATTTCAATTCGCATACAAAAAGAAAAGTTCTTTCCGCGGAGATGAACGAATATACAAACTGATTCATACATTAATACGGAATCTCCTATTTCTATTTTCAAGGTTTGTTTTtcttaatgaaatgaaaaggaAAGCTCGTCTGGAACTGAATAATACCAAAATGTAATTAACGAACttcaataatcaattttcaaatacaacTTTGATAACTTCTCCCCTCGTCTTGATTTCCTTGAAATTATTCGAGTTAGTTTtggaaataaatatttttgcgaaatttcttCCTATTTTTTCAAGCTTCTCGTTTTGTTTTAGTTCTATCTGAATGTAAGCAATTTTTGAGCAGAGtggaaatttcaccaaaattatgcGATTTCTttcgaactgaaattttcaataagtatcGAAGTCAAGTTTGTGATTGAAATTTAGTTCGAAATGTCCCACATTTTGtcatcaacttttatcaaatttttgccatCTCGAAAgataaattttccatcagaaTTGCAATCTACTCGatgaaaatagaataaaattctccaaacaaatttccatttcgcgaaaagttgaacattttttttttcaattttcatgaaaatctaTAAAGGTAATTTACTCCACTTAGGCTGATTGTTGAAAGGGTTGTAAATTTCCATTTATACAAGGAAAGTTTTTACATCAATTAAAAGCATATTTTCTACGGGCCTTATTTGTTTTCATTATTAACATTgtaaaattgtcgattttcctGGTTGCTATGTTATATTATTTTCTAACGAgaaaggaatttttgaaatcttagaACTCGATGACAAGGCCATAAATGTCGGACgtcattgtaaaaatttcaactctggAACGTAATACTGTTTGAATGAGTAACCtaaattcaagtaggtagtatttcgagtgattttcttttcttcgcGATTTCAATAGCCAGTATGTATACTCTTgcttttcgattttcatttctaggCTTATTAAGATAACCgagtaataattaaaatatatttttaaacgaTTGAAATTCTCGTTCTCTATAGGCGAGACGCAGAGGACGAAAATAACAACGAAGAatgttcaattttcgagatttgtTCAAACAATTAACTAAATAGAACGTCGCAGGAACGGAATTTTTTCTATAGAATTTACGTCAATTTAAATTCAACGAACGATGATGAGGAACAATACGTCAGGAAACTTGACGTTCGATTTTGTTTATTACTAATCACGAAATAGTGACACTTTGCAAAtattaatacaaaaaaaaataaaaataaaagtataggtagaggtactcgaaAATGAACGATTAAAAAATATCGACGTCCGCGAacgaatttcattatttttatacgGGAGCCTTTTCGAGGGGAGTAAATTAGGGGCAAACTGATCGCGATGAGGCATTTCGACGGGATGGAGCAGGAGGTTCGAATAACGCGAATAAATGCGCTCGTAAATCATTTAAAAGTAAATAGGAACTAATCTAATGTAATCTTGGCAATCATTCAAATCGCCAAGCTAtaacaattattttaaaaccgGGTAAACTTATGATGTAACTAGCAAATAAAATCGTAAATAACCGGTTTACTAAAAGGAATCCtcgaatacgaaaaaattaatacgtaCCGATGGTTGCAGGAATCGGCGGTATATTGTGTGCGCAAGGCCAGCTCTATTTTCATCCAATTCCAATTCatatttttcctgaatttgtacagaaaaaaagaaagaaaaaaaaaatccaaatgacATTTTGGCAAAGTTTTCACTCGCAATAAATAAAAGCGGTAAACCGTTAGTTTTTATGGCGCTTTTATACGAAAAAATGTGctcgaaaaaatacacgaataccACGCGCCGAGTAAAATTAAACAAGCAAAGCggtatggttttttttcaattcaaatattttatcgGATGAGTGCAGAAAATACGACTTTGGAAGTAAACGATGTGCATAAAACGGTGCCCaagtgttttggaaaattttcacaccaAAATTATTTACTCGTcgatttgcaacaaaaaaaaagcaagacgaAACGGTACGTTTATGCGACAAGAGAATAATATgaattaactgaaaaaaaaaaaataacaccatacttacaataaaatctaaaaaaacatTATATCGATGAAATTGAGGTTGCAACTCTTGACAAAACTGTCGAAATAATAATCTACCAATAGGTTGTTCATCAACTATGTAAGTGTACGTAACgtctgaaaattaattattcaaaatttgtaacAGAATATACAGTAGATAACACACCGACACTTtatgcctaattttttttttcaacttcacacATTCGAACCTCttctttgaaaatcatcttCCCTATACATGGctagataaattttcaatatgtacTTTTAGAACTACTTTGAAAATATACACAGCGATGGAGCAATAAGGCTCGAGTGATAGTCTacagactaaaaaaaaaaaaaaagtgtttcgaCTACTTTGTATTAATTATTATAAGGAGGTGCAAATGTGTTCAGTTATTGTGTGATATGTTGATACGGATAACACGATGGACATCTTACTTATTTTCTGTATGAGATCGAGACACTGGGTAATATGGGGAAATTGTAGAATTCTCTTCCATTTCTTACTCTTGCCTTTGTTGTTATCTGAACCACCTGTTTTAaaaagatattttcaatttagtaaTCATGCGAAGAAAGAAAACTGTTCGCGTTTTCAGTATGACAGATAGATAGATAGCTGATGGTTAAAATAGGTAGTGAAAGAAAGCGAACCACACGTAGTCGATGGGGGTAAGATTTACAGGGTTGAGATGATTGCTGACATTGCTTACCTTCTCTTGCTTTCAAGTACACAGTATTCGCAACGATATTTTCCAATTCCATAACAAATAACATCCAGATAAATAAATTTCCCGATTGCGGGTCGGTGTTGACCACTTCCCATTAGACGATTTATTTGTAAAATAACACTAGCGGGCGCATTTCAATTACGATTACGTagaaatgaaaagtaaaaatataattaagaTATTTCCATTAGCGTTACGTACAAAAcaacttaaaactaaaaaaatattaatgtaaAAACGCGAACTTCATTGAATCAAGAAACGCAAATTACATTCAGATAAATATTAGATTATCGTTCGGTCATATTCGGTTCAACTCGCTTGAGAATTCAGCTCACAGATGGATGGTGGATAGGACCATTTTCGTTGCGGGAAATTTATCTAGGGTGCGTTGGTGTGCCGTTCTgctattggtcaatttttagtagagaacttttgaagttttgagtcttcctttttgattttttttcaataattttatttaattttttgaaaataattaatttaataatttaatgtAATTATTTTACGGTAAAGaagtgcaaaaaaatcagaaaaatattcaagaaattttagaatttcctTCGATTGGTCAATTGACAATTactaataatttaattttcatttttaatccaaatccaaaattccaaaataaaaaatgaactaggcttgaaaatgaaaaaaaaatattgtagttCAAAAATAATACATGATTGCGTAGTTATGACTGTTATGAGCGTTTTTAATTAAGACTGAGAGAATCCATGGCGTAATTGTATATCGCTTTGAGATTGAGAGTTGAGGTTGAGATAATTTGCCAATTCGGTTTCGATTTCAGAATTCTGGTAAAATCTTACTTCATGTtcaacaaaaatgataaaaaaatgtcgaaCAATGAAGTGAAATGTTATCATGGGTGTTTAAATTTACACCCAAGCTCAACGTTCTCTTATTCTCCAGTCCATTGCTCaatgttttccaattttctatgaATCTAATTGAAGTTGAGGAAAATGTCAATAATGACCTTTTATaataggaattttaaaaattcatcaattttatattttaatcaaaaaaaataaccattgaCAACAAATTGAGACTGGTTAGTATCTGTTATAGAAAAGTAGTTCTCAAAAATCCAAACTTAGTCGAACCATGGGggcataaaaatgaaaataaactaaACCACATTTTGTCTTGCAATAATTATTCTTAGTAAGTTAGTACACTTCCATCCAGGAGTAAAAAGTAAATGTATCACGAACGAAAAGTTGATCAGTTGATTTTAATTTCCGAAATTCTAAACCAATACACTTTTATCGTTTGTGCACGGTTTTAAGCAATCTCTAAAGATGAAACATTCATGAgattacaaatacatacaactGAATTTCCTTCGGTTCGTCTTCGAATCTTAGAATCTTACTCCTTGTACTTATTGTTGTTCTACAAAGTAAACTGCAAAAAACAGGAACCCATGCTCTACAAAACGATCTCctaccttcaatttttcaatatgcaaTTAATAACTATTTCGTACCGAATAAATTGCCTATACTTTCATCGCAGGCAAACAAATTCGCAGCGAATGGTAGGTATTTTCTGGTTTCTAAACGTGGTTACATTGTTCGTTAGCTTCCGCAATCCACACGAAAGTTCGCCCGTAGCGATGGGAAATTGGCGGTGACTCACCCAATTTTACCCAACCCTGTTTGTTATTCATCATTCATTCTGTGCGTAAAAGACCGAACGATCGTTATTATGGTCGCGGAGAGTTCGAACacgcaatatttttaaaatttaatacatAGTGTTGTGTTTTAGTCACCGAAAGACTAGTATCCTAGTATGGATAGTGATGAAGATGTGATATCATTTAATCAAACAAGTTATGAGACCATCAAAAGTAGCTGTGATATGTTATAGTTTTACGTTGATAACAATAGGTATATttataagtaaatttttattttttatgaatacgCTCGACGATGATGTTTCGTATGTGATAAAAAATACTTCGGATCGTTATAAAGTTATCGGAGGTGATTACAGCAATATTCAGTGGATTGTACAGGTACGAGTGTGTTTATTTTCATCTCACATCATCGTGTGTGTACGCAGGCGTTAGTTAAATTACGTTAGAGATGCACTTTagagcaaaaaaataatcattattttGGGGTGAAAAGATTTCAGATTTACATCTTAGTACTTTTCGTGATCCTGACAGAATCAGCGAATTGGCGACGTTTTGCGGTACAGCGTTGGATGCTATCAAACCACGTGTAGTTTTAGCAACTGGTATGGTTACAGATGTGATTATAGCAAACACGTTTAAACGTGTTGATAACTTTGTACCGGTTTTGTGTACTTATTtcataggtatctacctatttatacggattatttttttttttgcaggtgaTTTGACCGATGGAAGATCGCCTAATAATAGGGAGTTTACCGAATACGAAGAAGAATGGCGAGCTTACCGAgatgtattaaaaaataatagtgTGACAAATAAAACAGTATGGTTGGATATACGCGGAAATCATGGTAAGCTGTAGATAggctaaataggtaggtataaattagGAAGGATTACACCAGTTCGTGCAATAATACATTTGAGAACACTCATTGTTGCAGATAATATCAATGTGTTGAGTATAAATTCGGCTAATAACTATTTTCGAGAGTACTCGGTTCAAGGTCGAGAACACCCGCGATCTTATTTCTACATTAGTCAGATGGATAATGGGGAAAAAATAGGATTCATCGCGGTTGACCTGTGTTTAACAGTGGGTCTCAAACTTCAGTACAATTTTGCTGGAAAATTAACCGACGAAGAGGAACAAAGTATACGTAAATTTGTCCAACAAGCTCGCGATTACGATGTCAAATACTTATTTTGGTTCGGGCATTATCCTACTTCGACTGTACAGTACCCTGGCTCGAAAGTTGTTagtatgagtttttttttaaattattttttatctctTATCTACATTTATGCATGTGTAACTATTGTGTGCCTATCTAGTCAAGTGATGTGTGAAATATGGTGTAATAATTATAgtgtattgttatttttttcagctgCGTGAAATTATCGCCAATGAAAAAACATCTGTAGCTTTTTTTAGTGGCCATTTTCATCAAGTTGGAGGTTTAGCTCCGAAAATGTATTCGTACCAGAAAGAAggcttttttgaacttgaactaGCTGACTGGAAATCCAACAgaatgtacttacatattatttatatttttagctCATTTGTTTTTGTGTTGCTGCGGAAGTAacttttagttgtttttttttttttttttttcagtattcgCGTAATGGCTATTGATCACGGTCAGTTTTCATTCGTCGACGAAAAACATGGCGAATGGCCAATCATCTTTGTTACTAATCCCAAAACAGCAATATTAGTTCCTCCAGTGAAATATTCCTTTATACCATTTTCTAGTCATATTAGGTTTGTTTAGTATtcaacatttcgattttttttttttttttttttaatatccatAATGTGAATTGCAGTGACATTTGACACAAATAATTTTACAGGTTATTAGTATTTTCACCGTTTCCTGTGACCAAagtcaaattaaaaattgacaatggAGATTGGAGAGAATGTATCCATGTTAATGAATCATTTTACGTAATCCCTTGGAATCAAAATGAATATCAAAACGGTTTGCATACGATAACGGTAGGTACCAAAACTAAACATGAAGTAATAATTGTTACTATTCAAGTTGaaagattacatttttttgaaaaataaataataaataaaagagCATAGTCGGTTAAAATGGACGAATCAAATGCTTGGTGAGAATTCAAAGTTCAAGTGTGTCAAAATTTGTTCTCATTAAAATTGTTACTCTGATGTGACTTTAATGGGTAGAACTTGTGGCACAATTTTGAATGCCCTATATTACCTATTGATTACATATTAGGATATGATACAATACAAtgattcccaatttttttttcaattcgaattttcaaactacCTACTTTTGTATTTCATAAGTCAAAAGTTGGTTAGTTGAAATGTTTAATTTTCTCAAAGCTaagcaaacaattttttgtcctTGACGTTAGGGCTTTCCAAAATGAggtattttgtcaatttttatgcGAACAGTTTTCCATTTCAACTTACcagtaaaataaaaagtaaattgCTTTAGTTTTCTTGTCAGCCTATACCTACCCAACTTTATAGAAGTTTTATACCTGTGtgaatttctaattttaaatcGTTCAATTTGTCCAACAGGTGGAAGCcgaagatgaaaaagaaaacaagagaCAAATAACTCATAATTTTTCTTTAGACGGGTCTCGTTTAGATCGGAAATTTtctgcaagattttttttaatgcccaATTTGGGAGtatttgtaagtacctatatcgacctaaataatttaattctcttttgAAATAGGTGATTATTCAAcgcttaaaaatttttgttcgcaGTGTCAGTTTTTATTCACGAGTTCGGTGCTGCTATGCGTTGTGCCGTTATTGATATTTCGATATTTAGTATCAATTTACAAAGGTACACATGTAAGAAATTATATTTAACAAATGTCGAtaaattgattattttaaattatatatttttcttccAGTCGAAGCAGAAGAAATAACAACCATAAAATGTGGATGTTTAATGCGcttgttcagaaaattttgtataCTGTGTGatatgaatcgatttttttacccATTGGTGCTGTATCCTATTTATTTGTTATTTggtaatttcgtaattttcccTCGCAAATTATTACATACTTATAATTATAACCTTATCCGGCTTAAATCAatattctattttaatttttacaggTCCTTGGTTGATTGCTTATATGGTAGATGATAAAATAGGTGTTCTTTTTTCGTGGGGGATTATTATAGATGGTGGATACGAACCGTCTTGGAATTTAACTTCTTTTGGGTGGAAGCAGGtaagaatatttttctaatttacatAAGTTGAGTTGattgcgaacaaaaaaaaaaagcaacaatttatttcaaaaactcattttatttttttatattttaggGAGTGATGCATTTATTTCTAATATTTCATTCTGCCAATGAGGTGGATAAAAAGTAAGCCTAATTTCTTAAAATATTCTTCCATGAGTAAATTACCCGAGTATTCGCTTTGACTTACTGAGTTGAACATGATTACAGATTCTCCAGAGTGATAAACAAACAAAACTACTCGTCTGACTTTTCGATCATTAGATGTCTAAGTCTGGTTTGGGATAATTTCTTTTACACAttctttatttcatttcaaatactACAAACTTTATTCTTCTGGTATTCTATAGGTTGGTATAATGAAAACAATAGGCTATTTTGGAgaaattatttcgtaaaacCTAACGATGTTTgtaactacttttttttttaggtttccTGAGTCTAGTTATTGGTCCACTTACTTCGTGGTGGCTGATACTCGCATTATGGATAAAATCAGAAATCATTTATTTGAGCGAAGATAAAATATTACGCTTAGGACAGAAATGGCGTCCTGCTTTATAATCATCATGATCATTTTTCTCAAGAGTATATTATCTTCGCTGCACAAAAactaatttacctacctaccaatatttttattcatttaattcGATTGTGATTTATTCATATGTTTTGTTCATCGTAAGAGtaaatgttgcattttttgcatttgtgGACGTTTTATCAATAtgtttagttttgtttttttgttttaacgAGTATTCTAGATTCTTAATTAGTTAATTCAGACTGTATTGTTTGTAGATAATCTGTATTATTACCAAGGTTTCAAAGGTGTTTTAATGAAACCTCTACctatctacgagtacctacgtacatttttgcaataaattttttctgaagttaTAATCCTGGATGTTTGGTTCTtgactatttcaaaaattaatttatcattaCATTTTGaatcacaaaaataatgaagtaataaatttttttttctaaattccacttttcaaaaatcaaaaacgcaGTGCTTAAGACACAATGGGTCAAAATACAAGCAGGAAAAATgttaccccctccccttcatcAGCTGTTGGAGTTTTTTAATGGAGCCTTCAagtctaaaaatgttgaaaattcaaaatagttggtgaattgaataaatttgatgaaacgTGGTTATTTTTatccggaatttttttttcaaagaaattaaaatttttttaaataggtattaggcctattcaaaatgaaaaatgtgatttcagcACAGAAAATAATGAGCAATGGCCTCTTTGTGATCCTCCATCCCCATTCattgtaaaaatttcgaaaaaattaatgaaaatgtgGGATAACATAttgattttaatcaataaaGATTAAAGAATAAGAatcaaacctgaaaaaatggTTTTCGAAAGCATATTATACAGTCATAACatttatacgtaggtaataaAAGCGAATTTGGATAGCTTttgtggcactttttgaaaatcaagattTCTAGATATAgtcggaggctccagaaccgcgtGCAATCACTTCCAATCAACTCAGcatattaaaattacaaaataaatcttacaagggaacctcttgcgatgtcacactccgatttgaacgggactacgatttttggaaagagcatagtctaaaatccccaaaaccaaattttcagctgcccaaattcatttttcgatttttgacgaatttttgaaaattcaaaattgactgtttttggcgattttgctttttttaaaaagtacgtacttgatcactaaaaatggtcaaaataagtcccaaaactgatattaattacccaaatccaaatttcaccatttccagccattctggagcctccagcgcgatttttcaatttctccagaattttgaatttgctccagaaagcgtgaatatgcagttgggcagctaaaaatcgagttgtgtgttatactcgacctgtttaacgagtttatccacatttgagccgattttgagagtgacacctcaaaagtgactttttgaccagcatttttcaaaattaaaaaatcaaaaaaatcaaaagttttccatttgtgtggaaatttttgaaattcacgcgaatcgctgtattttgtccaaaactaaccgcccaaatccaaatttcacaatttccagccattctggagcctccagcgcgatttttcaatttctccataattttgaatttgctccagaaggcgtgaatatgcagtattgggcagctgaaaatcgagttgtgtattatactcgacctgtttaacgagtttatccacatttgagccaattttgagagtcacacctcaaaagtggttttttgaggtgtcactttcgctccaaaacggctggaaatggtagaatttgcgcttcGGGAGGTTAGTTCTTGagaaaatacagcgattcgcacaaattttaaaaatttcctcacaaacggttatcttttgattttttggattttttaattttgaaaaaagctggttaaaaaaccctttgaggtgtcactctcaaaacacaactcgatttttagctgcccaactgcatattcacgccttctggagcaaattcaaagttctggagaaattgaaaaatcgcgctggaggctccagaatggctggaaatggtgaaatttggatttgggtatcagttttgggacttattttgaccatttttactgatcaagtacgtacttttaaataaagcataaatcgccaaaaacagtcaattttgaattttcaaaaattcgtcaaaaatcgaaaaatgagcttgggcagctgaaaatttggttttggggattttagactatgctctttccaaaaatcgcagtcccgttcaaatcggagtgtgacacctcaagaggttcccttgttagcttccaaatttcatcattggaTGTAATTGTatgctaatttcaattttcaaaaatcttctagaggcttcagaactgctcaaaatgattcatATCTACCTCCGATCGATTTGAGAGGTTCGAAAATATAGTTTATACCTATTATGTACCATATTTCgactttctaggttaatttgataatatttttttgtttttttggtcattttcgggtcttttaaaattcaccaaaaattgaaaaatgcacttcagcctttgaaattttggttagtcaggctggtggtgtatttttgcacTCTTTAGTTTTGTCTACCTGgttcgaaaatatttctaaCAGCTGGGAAATCTCCTTTAtaagtgttcaaaaaatagaaaagtaaaaacgataatttttactaaGGCTACGGACATGACATGAGCGTTGAGCGTCAGCGTGAgcgtttgcaaattttcaaagctcGTTTGACGCTCTCGCTGATgctcaaatatcaaaattgtttgatatttcTGAGCGTTGAGTGTCATCGCTCAGGAATATTCTCGTCAAAACCGTCTAACGTCAAGattacgttttttaaattttcgcaaaCGCTCTCGCTAACGCTCAACGCTCATGTCGTGTCCGTAGCCTAAAGCACGGAGAGGAATACTTAGGTTCCGAAACAAATTTCTGctgttgaaatgaaaagaattgGTGAATTCGTGTGggggtttgaatttttcaaacttgttcAAAGAGTGCATAGGTATACAATCCAACGTCAACTGCACTGAATTGCCACTTATTATCCTGACCTCAAATCTGGTCACATTTAATTTACAATCACATTGAGAagaccaattttcaattttcaaaaaaaaaaaataaaaaaatttcagggttcTACAGACATCTCCTTCAGACAGTCCAGTATGGGAATAAAGTATCACCTCGGTGGGAGCACTGTTTAACAGAGTTGGATCGTTATCAATTGTCGCAGAAACGTAGTGTTAGTTCTACTGGAgaatgtttggaaaaataattttattattttcgtatttttcaaagcttACTAAATAACACGTTTAATTAACAAAAGTtattaatttgaattaattagTACAATATATTATTTGCTGTGCGTTGGAAAACTATGCCAATTGGCATGGTCATGCATTGAGGGTGTggttttttgacagaaatttctCATAAGACTTGCAAAAATGGAACTTTACATTTTGCATTTTCGAGATTTTAGtaataagattttttggaaaatcgagacaaaaaatttttttctcgctcatATTGAATGATGAATGTGCATCGCAGAAAgtatggaaataaaaaaataaaaaatatttttagacatcaaattttttattttttattatttttttgattgaaaatgtgaaaaattaaaacatttttggaacCTTTAATATGAAACTAAGGCACTGGATATGGGCACCTTATAAATAGGCAGGTGTGCAGTTACCTAATGTACAGAACTCGACTGTATAATCCATGATTCATTATGAAAATACACACATTAGTGTCCCGTTAATAAGCAACCAAAGTTACAATGAGTAATTTGATTACATTCGAGAACTATGCCGTTCAACTGTAAAATCGTAATTATAGCCAGAAAAACACAAAGAACtttcaattaaatttcataCTGGTTCAACAGATATTTTCACATTCCTACTTGGAAcaaattcgcaaaattttatcGATCCACGTTGAAAAAGGAACGCAGTTCAAATTTGGGTTGTCATAGCGGTACCTACATAatcagttaggtacctatttcactcATTCATTCATATACCTACTCAAGAGTGACTCATTCTAAACGACTTCTactctacctacatatatctaAGTCAGCTCAttcaatacaaaaattatttaccgAAGTACAGGCAGGCAGGCTATAGAGTATACTACATAGATAGGGTGCTTGATGAAATCATGAGTACC
The sequence above is a segment of the Planococcus citri chromosome 3, ihPlaCitr1.1, whole genome shotgun sequence genome. Coding sequences within it:
- the LOC135839746 gene encoding transmembrane protein 62-like; the encoded protein is MRPSKVAVICYSFTLITIGIFISKFLFFMNTLDDDVSYVIKNTSDRYKVIGGDYSNIQWIVQISDLHLSTFRDPDRISELATFCGTALDAIKPRVVLATGDLTDGRSPNNREFTEYEEEWRAYRDVLKNNSVTNKTVWLDIRGNHDNINVLSINSANNYFREYSVQGREHPRSYFYISQMDNGEKIGFIAVDLCLTVGLKLQYNFAGKLTDEEEQSIRKFVQQARDYDVKYLFWFGHYPTSTVQYPGSKVLREIIANEKTSVAFFSGHFHQVGGLAPKMYSYQKEGFFELELADWKSNRIIRVMAIDHGQFSFVDEKHGEWPIIFVTNPKTAILVPPVKYSFIPFSSHIRLLVFSPFPVTKVKLKIDNGDWRECIHVNESFYVIPWNQNEYQNGLHTITVEAEDEKENKRQITHNFSLDGSRLDRKFSARFFLMPNLGVFCQFLFTSSVLLCVVPLLIFRYLVSIYKVEAEEITTIKCGCLMRLFRKFCILCDMNRFFYPLVLYPIYLLFGPWLIAYMVDDKIGVLFSWGIIIDGGYEPSWNLTSFGWKQGVMHLFLIFHSANEVDKKFSRVINKQNYSSDFSIIRCLSLVWDNFFYTFFISFQILQTLFFWYSIGFLSLVIGPLTSWWLILALWIKSEIIYLSEDKILRLGQKWRPAL